In Uranotaenia lowii strain MFRU-FL chromosome 2, ASM2978415v1, whole genome shotgun sequence, one genomic interval encodes:
- the LOC129748185 gene encoding peroxisomal multifunctional enzyme type 2-like isoform X2 codes for MTAGKDLVSDAVFTGIKERIAENEAKAKAINAVFLYKITDAGKVVKEWVLDLKNAKVYEGPVQGKADTTMTISDGDMVDLALGKLAPQTAFMKGKLKITGNIMLAQKLAPLLKTEAKL; via the exons ATGACCGCAGGAAAGGACCTTGTTAGCGATGCCGTGTTCACCGGCATCAAGGAACGCATTGCCGAAAACGAAGCCAAAGCAAAGGCCATCAATGCCGTGTTCCTGTACAAGATCACCGATGCCGGCAAGGTCGTGAAAGAATGGG TGCTGGACCTGAAGAACGCCAAAGTTTACGAAGGCCCAGTCCAAGGTAAAGCCGACACCACGATGACCATCTCCGACGGGGATATGGTTGATCTGGCTCTCGGCAAGCTTGCCCCGCAGACCGCCTTCATGAAGGGAAAGCTCAAAATCACCGGAAACATTATGTTGGCTCAAAAGCTGGCTCCTCTGCTGAAAACCGAAGCGAAGCTGTAA